The following nucleotide sequence is from Acyrthosiphon pisum isolate AL4f chromosome A2, pea_aphid_22Mar2018_4r6ur, whole genome shotgun sequence.
GGACATCAACCATTTAGGAGATTCAGGTAGAAacctaaaacaatttttaatatttcctttagttaatgtttattataaaaacaattaaataaatatcaatatattcaaatatttaaatttataatataaatagtgaaatattatgatataaaattaaataattaaattgttagttgttaccaGCATTGTATCAACAATCCAAATATGGGCAAAGACAAAACTAAAAGCAACATTCTCCACGGCCGTACATAATAAGcaataattgataacaaaatataaccaaTTGGATACGACATATTCATCAAAAGACAAAGTAAAGTACGAGTCTTACCACTTGTCAGCTCAGTCactaaaattaacataaagttttaattttactaacataaagtattttttttatttatttttttttaatattatccttatatgtttttttttaatattacatattgtatacgatGATTCATAAATTCCAGATCCAGCTACACCTATCAAGAATCTcgcaatcaaaaataatacatatgaaTCAATCAAGGCAGCAGATGGTCCTGAAAACATGTAAATAAAAGCTGCCAAATTGAAAGCAAACTTCCTGCCATATACATCTGAAATTGAACCAAATAAAAGTCCACCAACAAACTTTCCAAAAGCCATAGTGGCGTGGACATTGGACTTCATCGATACATTATCACAAACTAAATTCCACTAAAACATTATATAGATTGgttctaataaaacaaaatactatacTAAATGTTctaggattattatttattttgaagaaaTGTTTACATACTTCAGTTACAACAGATTCTCTGGTACTGTAACTATAATACTGACAAGGTTTAGAATCAGCAGTATCTAAATTATTCATTGACCAATTGTAACCATTTTTGgcaaatattgaataattttgattgtaaTAAGAACATTCTTCAAGTTtttttgatgaatatttttgatgtctaaaaaataatatcaataaatcatTTGTGCGTCTTTAAAAATGCAtgcatattgtttatttataggtactccGGTATACTTGTAGTGGCagtgttatttcatattttaaatttattgaaattacgtAGTATactgtattaactattataacagTTATCTAAGTGGTTTAAAATGTCTAGAAGgagtttatttcaattatttgctTTTGTAGACTTTAGTTATTTAGCATTAATagcataatacaaaaataatatctttaacaaaaagaaaaagaaatacctacctacctatattttttatacttgaatcataaatttaaacacGATTAGacgaaatatacataatacatataaacatttcagtataaataaatttcgATGCCGGAAAATTAAAGGTTTTTAGTATCTATGCCAGGTGTTGACAACGCACAATAAGCCAATTTAGAAACTGACTAAGAGTTTAGCAATAGAAATAAAAGAGCATTGTTgctaattcaaatataatagtgAAGTGAGGTGTTGGTTTAATTATGATACAGTTGatataggcatttttttttttttttttactgacctttttaaatagttagattttttataattattaatgtaagtaCAATTGAAGGATGATGTACttatcatgtatattattaaaatgtaatgggcATATTGGGATTACAATACTTGTAATAcgcatataggtattaggtacgcATACTCTTCACTTCGGCCACTTCCCAATTGCCATTGGCTACCACGTGTTGAGATTTAagctatatgtatgtatatagttgcagaggtttttttaaaacaaatattgattatatacaATTGCATACAACTATTGGATTATTTTGGCAGGCCTTTCGTAACTGTAGTCATATAGTTTATCAAGGTATTTTTCGTCTCAAACCAGTCAAATTCTGGACAGTTTGTACTCACTTtgcatttagttttataatatcgcaacaatttttaaaataatagacttATGAATggaggtgtatataatatactatagacaatagacatataatgattttcatatttatatgtctatgctatatgcctatatagtatatatttactgCCTGAACCTATAGCAGCTAAGTATAGCCTAGCATAGGTACTTATTTCACTAATCATTGGttaactataacttataaaaagtattttagtcTTACGGCATAGAAACATTAATGATCATCTGGTCGCTCCATCCTGCTGATTTCAGATCTGGTATATCACACCAGTATGAAGGTTTGTCGACCAGAAACACATATGACGATATCTGGATAGCATTGAATATACCTACCCGGTGTGCCGGCCATCAACAACAAGACGAAAACTTTCCATCGTTGTTTGGAGTAACTGTCAATGTATTGGTCTAGATCATCCATTATATACTGTGGCAGTGCAGCTCACTgaccatataggtatatatacctactatatatagttatataggtactatcaatgcacttataaattatattgaggcATTCGGTTGGATAAGATAAACACGATCGCAAGAAATTCCAGAGATTGTCGTGATCATCGAATGTTCACCattgtgtttatataaaaaaaaacaaaaattgtgaaCCCGGTGCTAATACATAGAATATAGATGTTTCATACGCGATACGCTCTTCTCACTATTACACGgcacaacaaatttaaataattgttatcttCTACAtaaaactatgtataatatagtatgtacacGTAACTATACTGTTTAGATAGAGTAAGTGCCGTCTACTCTATTCACTGACCAAACAACTACTGCAGCACTGCGCGCATAACATTCTATAGATTCCTTGTAATGTTGTTTGTTaacataaagtaattaatttacctatacgtataaataaaacgtataatactTGTTCCCCATAaacataaattgaataatacacagttttataaattatacatataatattaatatacattaatttatacgtaAACAGGATGTAgtctattaaaatacaaaattgacaTACGTGTACCTAAATCCATTTTAATTGAgctattacacatattatacaatatacctatacctaatacctatatatatatatggctatattactGCGAAGAACTGTTTACGGTGCCACGATGGTACCTAGTCGTTTTTTAAGCTTGTAAACGTTATACAATTACCATTGACAGTTGGCGCAAACAAGGAGGGGCAGATCGTGTATATGTAGATTGCAGAGCCGGGTCTGAGTATATAGGTCTTATATAGATATACTATACGTATTTGAGTATTAATCATATCATGTGTACAATTGTATTTAACAACAACATTATATAGGCCGGTACGTATATGTAGATTTCTCCCTTCAGAAAATTACTGGTTACCCTCAAGTccggattaaggggggcagGGGGGGCCATGGTGGGCCTcgataattagaatttatttaggggcttCTGATTTgaccattacttttttcgttataggctatataacactgcataaatcatctaaaaaaaggtgggcaagtggatgtcactctgctgtacaacaGGTTACAaatggatcactgtataatggatggtattaaatttgaattcaatgatttaatatcactgtataagaaaaacgattctgagcggatacggtatgtcagtctaggtataatagacatattatatacttatgtatctatggcataaaaaaaaaattgacctataggtacctataataaattctaaattaatcacttataacgcgttatacatcaacaacaaaccttgatactatcatagatatataatagtatactatagaaGTTTCGAGTACCCAtggatgatattatacaatcacaataaaatagttactctaggctttttagtatgtaatttcgtccgaatttgaacttaaaatgattataaaaataaactgtgcttatgtagtttttagattttttggtaacagaattaactacttacatggaatcttgttttacattttcaatctttagatataaaagttgaacattttataaatttttaactaggtacaaaataattattcaattttaaatttgattaattttgtcaaaattcgatcttaaaatccttataaaaaaaattatgactaaggatttttaatattttttaaatgtcattgtaacaatataataggagccttgtattaaattttcaagtacttttactcaacaaataaagttttatcgacattcatagaaaaaaaactaataaaattggaaacttaaaatgtccataaacagttcaaaacaaatcaaaatattttgaaaattgtatcatgtattgaaaatggaaatataaacaaccagtgaaaattgcatgtatctacgatcatttgttttaaagttacaccaaaaactaaagtcaattttgtgaaaaatcaattttgcgcaaaaattcccgttttacctaaattttttttcgttttttacggcactttttaaaattactgagaatttaaattttgacctccccaatgcaccaacaatattcactttcccattgaatAAGATATTTAAGTTGAAAACCGAAACATTATTTCGACTTCTTACTTATCGTGTATTCgagtacacagacacaaaaaaaaataaaaaaaaacacacacattgtaaaatcaatattcaatacattcatcgttccactcagaatctaaaaatagatgattatttagccaggaaaaaagcttgtaaattataatttataaataaagtgatacattattcattatttattgctatatacctaatatctatctatcgtgaagtgaccggccaacgtctTATGAAAgtatataccaaaaatgatgaagacataccctttaaagattgaatataactttttatttttttagctatgggcaattaatttttttttatcaaaaccatgcgtatcacgcatttgtttatgtatcttcaaaactttttgacattttgacgaaattttatttttattttaaatttaaagcttAAGCTTTTTATttgtcctatcaactgacataAGCAATTAAATccgaaatgtgctaattatttttattaaatttaaacagagaaaaaagttggcaaaaattagtatttttaaaaggaaattgtgcattattccaaataatttattatgaactatgagtttttgttttttgtattatgacaactaaaatttaccgagtaatacctataaaattaaacgattgacgaccaattaaccaactcaatcctaggaaaacCAAGTTGTGACGATTAagaggaatatattatgaaaactaaacTCTCAAGGTAGGTATTCtaggtattattgattattcagtagaataatataaaaaacaaaaaacccaaactaagtaataaattatttggaataatacacgattttctttaaaaaatgctaatttttgtcaacttttttctacttttttaatttaataaaaataattagcacatttctagttcaattgcgtacATCGGAGTGCGATGTACGcatgttgataggacaattaaatagctttaaaataaaaaaaaataacatcaaaatgttgaaaacttttgaagatacctacataaacaaatgcttgatatgtatggttttgataaaaaaaagttaactgtgaataacttaaaaaataaaaaagttagacccaatcttgaaagggtatttcttcatcatttttggtatactttcatatgacgtcggctggtcacttcaccccagaacacattatatacattaatttttttttcgtacaggggcctcatttaaaactttggcccctgggccaaTTATTTGGAGAATTAATTATTGGGGAGACAAAAAATTGGGAGAATTGGTAGCGAttcgtaattttatattatttatatataaagttttatatatctgtgtcTATAACAAACTATccgtgccttcgataattcagcgctgcTGTAACGCTTCGTCAGAAactataaattgtcattttttaattcagcgcAAAACTACGCTGCTTGTGATAGGTAGATGTCNNNNNNNNNNNNNNNNNNNNNNNNNNNNNNNNNNNNNNNNNNNNNNNNNNgacttacgactcacacagtcatcggttcgattcatagcaaagtgcaaaaaatgtgtgtgattctacgcagtcaccattttcccgtgctgtcgtccgattgcgtcatccggtttccaactaggtcccactccactgggagtgaagaccgcacatgtctcctcttggagaaggggggtagtatcatgcatatagtgatatatacatagataaatagatcacatgatctccctactacccacttgtgataagcattgtcaaagaccttgaggtcgttacaatgaacaaatatagaaaaaaaaaaaaaaaacatcacgaGTGTGCGAGTTACATTTCAATCCATGTGATATATCTCGGACATATTCGTGTTGGAGCAATACCAGTTCTAAAACCACTCTAGAGTCAACTGAAACAGCAGAAACCAAggaagtataaattaaatacttatatagttattagttgtgtacctacttaaaaatatttataattttcaggaTTTTTTACAAAGAACTATAAAACCAAAACTAAACACTAATGCAATACCAACAATATTTGAAGTAAAACATTCACAGAAAGTGCCACAATCTCCAGCAGCTTGCTGTAAAAAACTTGATTGGTCTGATGAGCCATTTACAATTAAACCTCTACCATTGTCTTTAAATAAATCAAGTAGTCACTATAAATCTCAAGAGACTAGTTTGcaggtaagtatattttatcacacgagtcattattttttttttaaatattgaatttacctttatttatttgattagatGGTTTTAATTGACTCGTTTAAAAGGTTGTTGGAAAATGTAACCAACATAAATTTGCCTGTTGGttggaattatttttatgaccAAACAGCAGTcacttattatttcataaaacatGAATGTATTCAAGAAGTGAAAGCTGTAATTGAAAGACAAATTGTTTTAACATCAgaatctattatacatttttatgcttaTGATAAATTAGTTGATAAAGAACAACTTttgattaatttacaatatccatttaatttaatagactTAGAAAGAGTTATCATAATGTTTTCCCAAAAACAACTCTGTGTGGGTGGACCAAATGCACTAAATTACCCAGgttaatctaatatataatttttaacatttatttcacaaaaactaaatatatattatgtatacaattaaatataatataaatcattttattgaaAGGTATCACCGATAGAAATTCTAAATTAGAAATGAACAATGTTTGgcatcatttaaattaatggtAATAGGttctacctattttttatttcataaatgttacctatataatagatacctatgtcTTATTtccatgatattatgttatcaactaaatacaattatacaatagattattacaaattatagtaagtatctatattctataataatattttgaaatcatgACACCTACAtcctaaattcaaaaatataaaaaagaaccgctcaaatatttaattatttttttacactacacctaatataattatgtattttttttatatattatgtttgggtTGCTACTTGCCAGTTgccatgatatttttttgaccTTAATGAATCTATCTTTCAAACTTTTTGGTTTAAATGCATGACTGAGAAAGTgagaaatatcaaaataaataataaatattaatactgaatACGGATTAATACGGATAGCGGCCGCCGGCCAAGAGTTGAGCGCTAGTGTTGATTAGAACTGAAATTCCCTCCGTCCCCCGcagattcataatattaaggtGTACTCGTATCAACattcgtttccagtcctgtatatcttagttcgtggtatcaaataaattcattttttatcattgtcgCTTATCAAATTGTCTTATCACATACTGCCGAACAaccaaaactcaaaagtaaacATCACCACCACGTgagaaattcaaataatttaaatttttcaacatgtcaacatttattttgtttacattttgatttaatatttattatactatattgaattaaaaaatcgaTTGTAATTTATCCATAATCAGTCATAATGAGTGGCAAAACAGATTCTGCTGCTAAAAAGCAGCCAGTACCAATCAATCGGACACCAGAAATTATAGAGTCTCGTTCAAAGTTACCGATTATTGGTGAAGAACAAGTTATTATGGAAGCAATCAGTGAAAATGATGTCATTATTGTTGTTGGTGAAACAGGAAGTGGAAAAACTACCCAAGTTCCTCAATTTTTATACGAAGCTGGCTATTCAAAGTAAATTCACTTttatgtcaaatataaatttaataactaaattttttaaataaataacattaggcttatcttaatatatatcatcaatcactatttaattgaataattaacagaaattatgtattatttgtttatttttagtgggAATAAAATGATTGGTGTCACAGAACCTAGACGTATTGCTGCAATATCTGTATCTCAACGAGTAGCTGAAGAGTTAAATGAAACAActgatattgtatcatatttaatacGTTTTGAAGGAAATGCAGgaagtaatacaaaaataaagtttatgaCTGATGGTGTACTGTTAAAAGAGATCCAAAATGTaaacttgaatatttattattttaaagtaattataaactagtaacaaaaataataagatatatgTTTATTTCAGGATTTTTTGCTTAACAAATATTCAGCAATTATATTAGATGAGGCTCACGAGAGACGAGTGTTTTCTGATATATTGATTGGTATCTTATCTCGTATTGTTCGCCTGCGTCAAAAAAGGTCTAGTCCATTGAAGTTAATCATTATGTCTGCTACACTTAAAGTtgatgatttttcaaaaaaccaaaaactttTTCTTCAACCACCTCCTATTATTGaagtaaatattcaaaaaatgaataggttgtttaatatacattttaaattcaactattttgaaatgttaatatAGCTGAGTTCAAGACAGTTTCCAGTGACAATTCATTTCAACAAGAGAACCCCACATGACTATTTAGCTGAAGCttataacaaaatttataaaatccatTCCAATTTACCAGCTGGTGCTATTTTAGTGTTCTTAACTGgtatatcttaatataatattatgttatttggttAAATTGCAGTTGAAttctacaacatttttattagttttttttctggtaGATTCTTTTGATCTCTTAAAAGCAATTGGCCATATAATATctccataatttgttttattgctaattgaagaatattttaaatttttgattgagctctaatatcataaaaataggAGCTGGTtcaatatttgtgttttgtcatcttaaataaaattcaaaaagttaaaaagtttgaCTCGTCATCAACACCAAAACATTCAGTTTTAAAAATCCccttttgaaaataaaagtcggggagctaaactgcatttgtttctttatttgctatcattttttttttataaataattgagtttaaaaaaatatacaatccatattttatttctaggtAAATTAGAAGTAAAACAATTGGTATCAAAGCTTCGTAAAGCATTTCCATATCGAGAAACAGATTCTAAAATAAGTTCAAATACCAAATGTaaacaaagtataaaaaaagaaattggaAAACCTTTGCCTGATATTAATTTAGATGATTATGATATTGAAATGCATTCAGAAGATGAGTTAATTCTTTCTGATAACTCAAGTAACGATGATGACGATGAAGATgaagttccaaataaaattatgaaatttagttCTACACCACTTTGGGTGCTTCCTCTCTATTCAATGTTACCTGCCCATAAACAATCAAAggttaatttacttatttactattacataaaaaaaaaaaattattttaagattatatattttatatttttttttagatatttgaaCCTCCACCTTCAGGTTGTCGTATGTGTGTTATAAGTACAAACGTAGCAGAACTCTCTTTAACTATACCCAATGTTAAATATGTTGTTGATTGTGGAAAAACTAAAGTTCGAGAATATGATCCATTAACAAGTGTTTCAAGATTTTCAGTTGTTTGGGAAAGTAAGGCTTCAGCAAATCAAAGAGCTGGAAGAGCTGGAAGAACGTCTCCTGGACACTGTTATCGGtatgtatatagtttttaaatagatattatgttattatatatttatttgtattcctCTTACAAGAACATCACCacatgacaaaattattttgtaatactacaaattttgtaaagtatattgtttgtttttatctGATAGTTTATTTTCATCTGCTCTATTCAATAACGAGTTTCCAGAATGGAATTTACCAGAAATTCAAACCACTCCTattgataatgttattttacaaatgaaatcaatgaaaattgataaaattactaGTTTTCCATTTCCTACACCACCAGATAAACAGACCATTTTAGAAGCAGAAAAAAGATTAGTTACACTTGGTGCTTTAGAAGTAGATAGAAACGTTGCTggtaaacatattacatttaatattcgtTTAACCATTCAATaagtaattgtttaaaaatattttagaaatcaacAATATTACACCTCTGGGAAAGAGTATGGCAGCTTTTCCATTATCCCCTCACTATGCAAAGATGCTGTGTTTGAGTAAGGACCGCAGTTTATTACAGTATATGTTGTTCATAATTTCTGCGATGTCTGTTCAAGAATATTTACCTGGTGACAATGTTGATGCTTGGaaaaaaaccaaactttcatGGGCAAACAAGGGCGAATTTTTACTCTTaggtaaaaactaataacaaaaaatatttatctagtaAAAACTTGTTTTAGTAAAACGTATATGGTAGTTATgctcatttaaattattttcaaattaaaaatcaatattattattattatataatattgccacttattattatgagtaataGGCCAGGCGCATACCAATACAGTGAAAATAAACTGTTACGACGCACTGGGTTGGTGTGCACCTGGGCATAGAGTTtaacagttaaatttaaaatcttaacttaatattattttgctatatttatgtatgcattaattatataaacataaaatatcaacattgtatactttctaattatttttttttacaatatctaGGTGATCTAATGGTAATACTACGATCTATGGGTGGTGCAAGCCATGCAATGAAAAAATCAGGTTTAAGAGGTCTGCAAGAATATTGCACCAAAACAGGGTTAcatcaaaaatctattttggAAGCCTGGAAATTAaacaatcaattaattaatcaacTCAACATACATGTaccatcattaaaattaaatactgattTAGACATGACACCGCCCACACCAATACAAGTATGACAAGTTATGAATTTTCTCTAGATTTACAATAGTACAACATTAACTGTCTGTAGGTGAAACAAATACGACAAATTGTATTAGCTGGAATGTTGGATAAAGTTGCAAGGCGATTAACTACAAACGAATTAAATAGAAATGGCATAAGGCCAAATAAGGCTGCTTATTATGCATCAAATTTGACAGCAATAGTGTTCATACACAACAGTAGTGTATTAAAAAGAAGTAAACCAGAATGGTTAGTTTATCAAGAGATATTTGAAGTACaagacaaaatgtatattaaaggtatacaaatagtaataatacaattttaatttaaccaggatttattttaacttaaatgcttttacaaaattagatttagcatttattaatttacaacaattcATTTATTAAGGTCTCACTGCAATTGAACCAGAATGGTTACCTGTGTATGCTAATAGattatgtaaaacattaaaAGTATTGGATGAT
It contains:
- the LOC103309672 gene encoding uncharacterized protein LOC103309672, producing the protein MKKKKKKTSRVCELHFNPCDISRTYSCWSNTSSKTTLESTETAETKEDFLQRTIKPKLNTNAIPTIFEVKHSQKVPQSPAACCKKLDWSDEPFTIKPLPLSLNKSSSHYKSQETSLQMVLIDSFKRLLENVTNINLPVGWNYFYDQTAVTYYFIKHECIQEVKAVIERQIVLTSESIIHFYAYDKLVDKEQLLINLQYPFNLIDLERVIIMFSQKQLCVGGPNALNYPG
- the LOC100160186 gene encoding probable ATP-dependent RNA helicase kurz; amino-acid sequence: MSGKTDSAAKKQPVPINRTPEIIESRSKLPIIGEEQVIMEAISENDVIIVVGETGSGKTTQVPQFLYEAGYSNGNKMIGVTEPRRIAAISVSQRVAEELNETTDIVSYLIRFEGNAGSNTKIKFMTDGVLLKEIQNDFLLNKYSAIILDEAHERRVFSDILIGILSRIVRLRQKRSSPLKLIIMSATLKVDDFSKNQKLFLQPPPIIELSSRQFPVTIHFNKRTPHDYLAEAYNKIYKIHSNLPAGAILVFLTGKLEVKQLVSKLRKAFPYRETDSKISSNTKCKQSIKKEIGKPLPDINLDDYDIEMHSEDELILSDNSSNDDDDEDEVPNKIMKFSSTPLWVLPLYSMLPAHKQSKIFEPPPSGCRMCVISTNVAELSLTIPNVKYVVDCGKTKVREYDPLTSVSRFSVVWESKASANQRAGRAGRTSPGHCYRLFSSALFNNEFPEWNLPEIQTTPIDNVILQMKSMKIDKITSFPFPTPPDKQTILEAEKRLVTLGALEVDRNVAEINNITPLGKSMAAFPLSPHYAKMLCLSKDRSLLQYMLFIISAMSVQEYLPGDNVDAWKKTKLSWANKGEFLLLGDLMVILRSMGGASHAMKKSGLRGLQEYCTKTGLHQKSILEAWKLNNQLINQLNIHVPSLKLNTDLDMTPPTPIQVKQIRQIVLAGMLDKVARRLTTNELNRNGIRPNKAAYYASNLTAIVFIHNSSVLKRSKPEWLVYQEIFEVQDKMYIKGLTAIEPEWLPVYANRLCKTLKVLDDPMPSYNEETGKMFCTVNATYGQAGWLLPQAEIEFPDIEQKYCWLAFFILSGKVFPRLEDFRQHLLSKPDLIVKPWLKFLKESFYLLTQTLNKNHDDSATKIKEHWLKKPTYLLEEYLIWLPQAAHKEVKLIWPPS